The following proteins are encoded in a genomic region of Syntrophorhabdales bacterium:
- the glgP gene encoding alpha-glucan family phosphorylase has product MDSPARTSSPVYTLFPLEVEGFDSLAELALDMHWYWNHSADEIWKQLDPVLWELTYNPWLVLQTISRKHLERVLSDPSFRKRVDDLLRARREEMESPAWFQQTYPQSALTTVAYFSMEFMLSEALPIYSGGLGNVAGDQLKTASDMGVPVVGVGLLYQQGYFRQIIDKQGSQQALFPYNDPGQLPITPLRTPDGEWLRVELALPGYSVWLRAWQVQVGRVKLYLLDSNDPANFPTRRGITSELYGGGAEMRFNQELVLGIGGWRLLKALGIRPEVCHLNEGHAAFAVLERAQAFMEETGRSFQEALAVTRAGNLFTTHTPVEAGFDRFPASLVEPYLSRYAENKLGIALNDLLALGRENPCDPSEPFNMAYLAIRGSGAINGVSRLHEQVSRRIFAPLFSKWPESEIPVGHVTNGVHMSSWDSEEADALWTDACGKNRWAGTLEALKSAIEALPDSRLWECRISAREALVEYVRRRLSRQLEASGATPEEVTEATHVFDANRLTMGFARRFAGYKRPNLLLQDPERLLRILTDPHRPVQLIIAGKAHPADQEGRALIQEWTRFISGAEARRHVIFLSDYDMLLTGQLVQGVDLWINTPRRPMEACGTSGMKVLVNGGINLSELDGWWAEAYTPEVGWALGDGKEHDHDPAWDAAEAEELYALLEQQVIPEFYDRDSRGIPVAWVKRMRESMGWLTPRFSSNRAVREYTERYYVPAAEAFRRRAADNGATGAKMIEWQRTLKKHWSKIRFGELAVASENGKHEFNLQVYLSDLDPNQIRVELYAEGFDGNDPICLEMTQREQLIGQHVYLYRAQVETTRQADDFTPRIVPRFEGASIPLEASQILWQR; this is encoded by the coding sequence ATGGATTCACCAGCGAGGACCTCAAGCCCGGTGTACACGCTCTTTCCCCTGGAGGTCGAGGGATTCGATTCACTCGCTGAACTGGCTCTCGACATGCACTGGTACTGGAATCACTCCGCGGATGAAATCTGGAAGCAACTTGACCCTGTGCTATGGGAACTCACGTACAATCCCTGGCTTGTGCTGCAAACAATCTCGCGTAAGCATTTGGAACGTGTGCTGAGCGACCCCTCTTTCCGCAAGCGAGTGGATGATCTTCTGAGGGCGAGGCGAGAGGAGATGGAGTCGCCTGCGTGGTTTCAGCAGACGTATCCTCAGTCTGCTCTGACAACGGTTGCTTATTTCAGCATGGAATTCATGTTGAGCGAAGCGCTGCCGATCTATTCGGGCGGACTTGGCAATGTGGCCGGTGATCAGCTGAAAACGGCAAGCGACATGGGCGTGCCTGTTGTGGGCGTGGGTCTGCTCTACCAGCAAGGGTATTTCCGCCAGATCATAGATAAACAGGGTTCACAGCAGGCCCTGTTCCCGTACAACGACCCCGGCCAGTTGCCGATAACACCGCTTCGCACACCTGATGGTGAATGGCTGCGCGTAGAACTCGCCCTGCCGGGCTATTCCGTATGGTTGCGCGCCTGGCAGGTGCAGGTTGGGAGGGTGAAACTCTACCTTCTTGACAGCAACGATCCTGCCAATTTTCCAACCCGTCGGGGGATTACGAGCGAGCTGTACGGTGGTGGGGCTGAGATGCGCTTCAACCAGGAACTTGTGCTGGGCATTGGCGGATGGCGCTTGCTGAAAGCACTCGGCATTCGACCGGAAGTCTGCCACCTCAACGAAGGACACGCTGCATTCGCAGTGCTGGAACGGGCACAAGCATTCATGGAGGAGACAGGACGATCATTCCAGGAGGCCCTGGCTGTCACGCGCGCCGGCAATCTTTTCACGACACACACGCCGGTGGAGGCGGGTTTTGATCGGTTTCCTGCTTCGCTTGTTGAACCCTATCTGAGCAGATACGCGGAAAACAAACTGGGCATTGCGCTCAACGACCTTCTTGCGTTAGGACGCGAGAATCCCTGCGACCCATCCGAGCCCTTCAATATGGCTTACCTCGCGATAAGGGGAAGCGGGGCGATTAATGGCGTGAGCAGGCTTCACGAGCAGGTAAGTCGACGCATCTTTGCGCCGCTCTTTTCAAAATGGCCTGAATCAGAAATCCCCGTCGGACATGTCACCAATGGTGTGCATATGTCGAGCTGGGATTCTGAGGAGGCGGACGCTCTCTGGACAGATGCCTGCGGCAAGAATCGTTGGGCGGGAACGCTGGAAGCGTTGAAATCTGCAATAGAAGCTCTGCCGGACTCCAGGCTATGGGAATGCCGCATTTCTGCACGTGAAGCGCTTGTTGAGTATGTACGCAGACGCCTTTCCCGGCAATTGGAGGCCTCTGGTGCAACGCCCGAAGAGGTTACAGAGGCGACGCATGTCTTCGACGCCAATAGGTTGACCATGGGGTTTGCGCGCCGTTTTGCCGGTTACAAGAGGCCCAACCTGCTGCTTCAGGATCCCGAAAGACTGCTGCGCATTTTGACCGATCCTCATCGCCCGGTGCAACTGATTATTGCCGGTAAGGCTCACCCTGCGGACCAGGAAGGCCGGGCCTTGATACAGGAATGGACACGTTTTATCAGCGGAGCTGAAGCGCGCAGACATGTGATATTCCTTAGTGACTACGACATGCTTCTGACCGGCCAACTGGTACAGGGAGTGGATTTGTGGATTAACACACCGAGGCGTCCGATGGAAGCCTGCGGCACCAGCGGTATGAAGGTGCTTGTTAACGGTGGCATCAACCTTTCAGAGCTTGATGGGTGGTGGGCCGAAGCCTACACTCCCGAAGTGGGATGGGCTCTGGGCGATGGTAAAGAGCATGACCATGATCCCGCGTGGGATGCGGCCGAGGCAGAAGAACTTTACGCACTACTGGAACAGCAGGTTATCCCGGAGTTCTATGACCGTGACTCGAGAGGCATTCCCGTCGCATGGGTCAAGCGGATGCGGGAGAGTATGGGCTGGCTTACGCCACGGTTTTCTTCTAATCGCGCTGTACGTGAGTACACGGAACGCTACTATGTCCCGGCTGCTGAGGCTTTCAGGCGGAGAGCCGCAGACAACGGTGCAACGGGTGCGAAGATGATTGAGTGGCAGCGCACCCTCAAGAAGCACTGGTCTAAGATTCGTTTTGGAGAATTGGCGGTGGCGAGTGAGAATGGGAAACACGAATTCAACTTGCAAGTCTATTTGAGCGATCTGGACCCGAATCAGATTCGGGTTGAGCTTTATGCTGAGGGGTTCGATGGTAACGACCCAATCTGTTTGGAAATGACGCAGAGAGAACAGCTGATAGGCCAACATGTCTACCTATATAGAGCACAGGTGGAGACGACGAGGCAGGCGGATGATTTTACGCCGCGTATCGTGCCCCGTTTCGAAGGTGCTTCTATCCCGCTCGAGGCTTCCCAGATACTGTGGCAGCGCTGA
- a CDS encoding C1 family peptidase: MADEGAITSRKIARYGWVPDIPDNRDIMFRKVYKIPATLPPSVDLRPQCPPVADQGQLGSCTANALAGAVEFLMIKDKKPYADMSRLFIYYNERVIEHTVSQDAGAMIRDGIKTLAKQGVCTEKLWPYDISQFANKPTPACYKEALNYQIQSYQRIDTVDEMRSCLADGFPFVFGFTVYTSFESQQVASTGVVNMPGPDEQTIGGHAVVGVGYDDSQKRFIVRNSWSDTWGMKGYFTIPYDYLGNRNLADDFWTIRAGEQM; the protein is encoded by the coding sequence ATGGCAGATGAGGGTGCAATTACTTCACGGAAAATAGCGCGCTATGGGTGGGTGCCTGATATTCCTGATAACCGCGACATCATGTTCAGGAAGGTCTACAAGATACCCGCAACACTTCCCCCTTCGGTAGATTTACGGCCGCAGTGCCCGCCGGTGGCGGATCAGGGACAGCTCGGCAGCTGCACGGCGAATGCGCTGGCCGGAGCTGTGGAATTTCTGATGATCAAAGACAAGAAACCTTACGCGGACATGAGCCGCCTTTTTATCTACTACAACGAGAGAGTAATTGAACACACGGTGAGCCAGGACGCCGGGGCCATGATCCGCGACGGCATCAAAACGCTCGCGAAGCAAGGGGTGTGCACGGAAAAGCTCTGGCCCTACGACATAAGCCAGTTTGCCAATAAGCCTACACCGGCCTGCTACAAGGAAGCCTTGAACTACCAGATCCAGTCCTACCAGAGGATCGACACTGTCGATGAGATGCGCTCCTGCCTCGCTGACGGCTTTCCGTTCGTATTCGGTTTCACCGTGTATACGAGCTTTGAATCACAACAGGTCGCAAGCACCGGGGTGGTAAACATGCCGGGGCCGGATGAACAGACAATAGGCGGACATGCAGTCGTCGGAGTCGGTTACGACGATTCTCAGAAACGGTTCATTGTAAGAAACTCATGGAGCGACACTTGGGGCATGAAGGGTTACTTCACGATCCCCTACGACTACCTTGGGAACAGAAATCTTGCGGACGACTTCTGGACGATCCGCGCGGGAGAGCAGATGTAG